A genomic segment from Conger conger chromosome 2, fConCon1.1, whole genome shotgun sequence encodes:
- the hhex gene encoding hematopoietically-expressed homeobox protein hhex, whose amino-acid sequence MQYQHPVSSAMSVPLYAPTPLQPVHPTPFYIEDILGRNVTPTSSAVVPTPTLPSPNSSFTSLVPPYRTPIYEPTPIHPAFSHHAALTATYGSSAFGNSMYPFHRAVGEYAHALIRHDHLGKPLLWTPFIQRPLHKRKGGQVRFSNDQTVELEKKFETQKYLSPPERKRLAKLLQLSERQVKTWFQNRRAKWRRLKQENPQGVKRELEGENAEVNCEARQELGITANQRSTEIANSRSQCSSSPVSQEEIESDISDDSDQELDIEDDIDASLNAQI is encoded by the exons ATGCAATACCAGCACCCTGTGTCTTCAGCCATGAGTGTTCCTCTTTATGCACCGACCCCACTTCAGCCCGTCCATCCAACTCCGTTCTACATTGAAGATATCCTGGGCAGAAATGTGACTCCGACGTCTTCTGCAGTCGTCCCGACTCCAACTCTACCGTCCCCAAATTCGTCCTTCACGAGTTTGGTACCCCCTTACAGAACTCCCATCTATGAGCCAACGCCGATTCATCCAGCATTCTCGCaccatgcagcactgacagctACATACGGCTCTAGCGCTTTTGGTAATTCAATGTACCCATTTCACCGCGCGGTCGGGGAATACGCCCATGCACTGATCAGGCATGATCATCTTG GTAAACCACTTTTATGGACCCCATTTATTCAAAGGCCCCTGCACAAAAGAAAGGGTGGCCAAGTAAGATTCTCCAACGACCAGACAGTTGAATTGGAAAAGAAGTTTGAGACGCAGAAATATCTCTCACCGCCAGAACGGAAAAGATTGGCTAAGCTGTTACAACTAAGCGAAAGACAG GTGAAGACTTGGTTCCAAAACCGGAGAGCGAAGTGGCGACGACTCAAACAG GAAAACCCACAAGGTGTAAAGCGAGAATTGGAAGGCGAAAACGCCGAAGTAAATTGCGAGGCGAGGCAGGAACTGGGTATCACTGCCAACCAGAGAAGCACAGAAATTGCAAACAGTCGGTCGCAGTGTTCCTCTTCTCCGGTATCGCAGGAAGAAATTGAGTCAGACATTTCGGACGATTCGGATCAAGAGCTGGACATTGAAGACGACATTGATGCGTCTTTAAATGCGCAAATATGA